One genomic window of Methanosalsum zhilinae DSM 4017 includes the following:
- a CDS encoding cysteate synthase gives MTSNNLLKCLECGTRYDNDFRLSCDNDDSFLRMEYPERINLRQVNGIGKFTDWLPINEVLTTTAGPVTYKSEHLAEELGLTNLYISFSGYWPERDASIKTCSFKELEAHPTMQRLKESGHKAIVLASVGNTARAFAYVSALTGMDVYIVVPEFGLDKLWIPTEVTDSIHLITMNKGNDYTDAINLSQRIADLEGIMPEGGARNVARRDGMATVMLDAAFTINRIPDHYFQAVGSGTGAIAAWEASIRLRNDGRFSDHMPKLQLAQNLPFTPMVNAWNERRREIIPELDMPDAKSSIEKIYADVLSNRTPAYSVTGGLFDCLTESDGIMYAISNSEAKSAQDMFESLEGVDILPPSAVAVASLVKAVEKQNVNRDDVILLNIAGGGEKILKSEFSVSTIKPTASAKDSDIDLDLIMDTGSYRA, from the coding sequence ATGACGAGCAATAATTTGCTGAAGTGCCTTGAATGCGGGACCAGGTATGATAATGATTTTCGCCTTAGCTGTGATAACGATGATTCTTTCCTGCGTATGGAATATCCAGAAAGGATCAATCTTAGACAAGTAAACGGTATAGGTAAATTTACTGACTGGCTGCCCATAAATGAAGTATTGACAACAACAGCAGGACCTGTAACATATAAGAGTGAACATCTTGCTGAAGAACTTGGCCTTACCAATCTTTACATTAGTTTTAGTGGCTACTGGCCGGAAAGGGATGCCAGCATCAAAACATGCAGTTTCAAGGAGCTTGAAGCACATCCTACAATGCAAAGGCTAAAAGAATCTGGTCACAAGGCAATTGTCCTCGCATCGGTTGGAAATACTGCAAGGGCATTTGCTTATGTTTCAGCACTGACAGGTATGGATGTATATATTGTGGTTCCTGAATTCGGTCTGGACAAACTATGGATTCCCACGGAAGTAACTGATTCCATACATCTCATCACAATGAATAAAGGTAATGACTATACAGATGCCATTAATCTATCCCAGCGGATCGCAGATCTGGAAGGAATAATGCCAGAAGGTGGTGCAAGGAATGTGGCACGAAGGGATGGGATGGCTACTGTGATGCTTGATGCTGCATTTACAATAAACAGAATTCCTGATCACTATTTTCAGGCTGTTGGAAGTGGTACAGGGGCAATTGCTGCCTGGGAAGCATCCATACGTCTTAGAAATGATGGAAGGTTTTCAGATCATATGCCAAAACTGCAGCTGGCCCAGAATCTACCATTTACACCTATGGTCAATGCATGGAACGAGAGGCGCCGTGAAATAATTCCTGAACTGGATATGCCTGATGCAAAATCAAGTATAGAAAAGATCTATGCTGATGTACTGTCAAACCGAACTCCTGCATATTCTGTAACTGGAGGATTGTTTGATTGTCTGACTGAATCAGATGGAATAATGTATGCAATATCCAATTCTGAAGCTAAAAGTGCACAGGATATGTTTGAATCACTTGAAGGAGTTGACATACTTCCTCCATCTGCAGTTGCTGTGGCATCACTGGTAAAGGCAGTAGAAAAGCAGAATGTTAACAGGGATGATGTAATTCTACTAAATATTGCAGGAGGAGGAGAGAAGATACTGAAAAGTGAATTTTCAGTCTCAACAATAAAACCAACTGCCTCTGCAAAGGATTCAGATATTGATCTGGATTTGATCATGGACACTGGCAGCTATAGAGCATGA
- the lonB gene encoding ATP-dependent protease LonB — protein sequence MEDKITANQEAEPVNSNFDTTDSIDVPEMLIDQVIGQEHAVEVVKNAARQRRHVMMIGTPGTGKSLLAKAMAELLPKEELEDILAYPNFEDQNNPKIRKVPAGKGKEIVAAHKMEARKKAQSRNMLMMLIVFGIIIYSFYVGQLLWGIIAVIMLLILARHFMPKDDMMVPKLLVSNYGKDHAPYIDSTGAHAGALLGDVRHDPFQSGGLETPSHDRVESGDIHRAHKGVLFIDEINTLRLESQQSLLTALQEKEYSITGQSERSSGALVKTEAVPCDFIMVAAGNLDAVEKMHPALRSRIKGYGYEVYMRDSMEDNEENRKKLFRFVAQEVARDGNIPGFDRSAVEEIIREARRRAGRKGHLTLKLRDLGGLVRVAGDIARSEKASVTTAEHVISAKRTARSIEQQIADTYLERRKDYQLFSKEGVAIGRVNGLAVMGGDSGIVLPIIAETTPPLSTSEGKVIATGMLKDIAKEAVQNVSAVIKNVTGKDITNRDIHVQFVGTYEGVEGDSASISIATAVISAIEEIPVDQSVAMTGSLSVRGDVLPVGGVTYKIEAAAQSGIKKVIIPKSNEADVLIEEHYKDMVEIIPVSTITEVIEHSLVGKEKASIIKKLKKLTHLQLNLDIPEVVPASINKMKNTSKGTNNV from the coding sequence ATGGAAGATAAAATCACTGCTAATCAGGAAGCTGAACCTGTGAATTCTAACTTCGACACAACAGACTCTATAGACGTGCCGGAAATGTTAATTGATCAGGTCATTGGTCAGGAGCACGCAGTGGAGGTTGTTAAAAATGCAGCCCGTCAGAGAAGGCATGTGATGATGATCGGTACTCCCGGTACAGGTAAATCACTGCTTGCAAAAGCAATGGCAGAATTGCTTCCAAAAGAAGAACTTGAAGATATTCTTGCCTACCCCAATTTTGAAGATCAGAATAATCCAAAAATAAGGAAAGTACCTGCCGGGAAAGGAAAGGAGATCGTAGCAGCCCATAAAATGGAAGCACGCAAAAAAGCTCAGTCACGCAATATGCTGATGATGCTGATCGTGTTTGGCATAATCATCTATTCATTTTATGTCGGCCAGCTTCTCTGGGGTATCATTGCAGTTATAATGCTACTCATACTGGCAAGACACTTCATGCCAAAAGATGACATGATGGTACCAAAGTTGCTGGTTTCCAATTATGGAAAAGACCATGCACCATATATAGATTCCACAGGAGCACATGCAGGTGCACTACTTGGTGATGTCAGACATGATCCATTCCAGTCAGGAGGACTTGAAACTCCTTCCCATGACAGAGTTGAAAGTGGTGACATACACAGGGCCCACAAAGGAGTTCTATTTATCGATGAGATCAATACTCTAAGACTTGAATCTCAGCAGAGCCTGCTGACAGCCCTTCAGGAAAAGGAATATTCCATAACCGGCCAGTCGGAGCGAAGTTCAGGTGCCCTTGTGAAGACTGAGGCAGTACCATGTGACTTCATAATGGTAGCTGCAGGTAATCTGGATGCTGTCGAAAAAATGCACCCTGCACTCAGGTCACGTATAAAGGGATATGGATATGAAGTATATATGCGGGATTCCATGGAAGACAATGAAGAAAATCGCAAGAAATTGTTCCGTTTCGTGGCTCAGGAAGTTGCACGGGATGGTAACATCCCCGGATTTGACCGCAGTGCAGTAGAAGAGATAATACGTGAAGCAAGAAGACGTGCCGGAAGAAAAGGTCACCTTACATTAAAACTTAGGGACCTTGGTGGCCTTGTAAGAGTTGCCGGAGATATTGCCCGTTCAGAAAAAGCTTCAGTCACAACCGCAGAACATGTGATCTCCGCTAAAAGAACGGCTCGTTCAATAGAACAACAGATAGCCGATACATATCTGGAAAGGCGTAAGGACTATCAGCTGTTTTCAAAAGAAGGCGTTGCTATAGGCAGAGTGAACGGTCTGGCTGTGATGGGTGGAGATTCAGGTATTGTCCTTCCAATAATCGCTGAAACAACTCCACCACTGTCCACATCTGAGGGTAAGGTCATAGCTACCGGTATGTTAAAAGATATTGCAAAGGAAGCTGTACAGAACGTGTCCGCAGTAATTAAAAATGTTACTGGCAAGGATATAACAAATCGTGATATACATGTGCAATTTGTTGGTACATACGAAGGAGTCGAAGGAGACAGTGCATCCATCTCGATCGCAACCGCTGTTATATCAGCAATAGAAGAGATCCCTGTAGATCAATCGGTTGCAATGACCGGATCTCTCTCGGTCAGAGGGGATGTTCTTCCAGTAGGAGGAGTCACCTATAAAATAGAAGCCGCAGCCCAATCCGGTATAAAGAAGGTAATCATTCCAAAGTCCAACGAAGCAGACGTACTCATTGAAGAACATTACAAGGACATGGTTGAAATCATACCTGTTTCAACAATAACAGAAGTTATTGAGCACAGTCTGGTAGGTAAAGAAAAGGCAAGTATAATCAAAAAGTTGAAAAAATTAACGCATCTTCAGCTAAATCTCGATATTCCTGAAGTGGTTCCAGCATCTATCAACAAAATGAAAAATACAAGCAAAGGAACAAACAATGTCTGA
- a CDS encoding radical SAM protein gives MNEPKFLDRYSRIERNEISPAFKISNSISLEFNNDASLEDLWEVHTQGMEKYRKIIADPIPDEKQIDQGYNERSLLDLKILISERILEKCCFCERRCGVNRKKGQVGYCGLKYISKYASEFLHMGEEPELVPSHTIFFTGCVFSCIYCQNWTISTCPHCGAVIIPEDFGKIIDRRRNEGSKNVNFVTPTPHLHMVLKTLKHVNSSIPVIWNSNMYHSSESSKLLEGVVDVYLADFKYGNDKCASKLSNVRKYMLVIQRNFKNAYDNSEIILRHLVLPGHLECCTHPIAEWVSENIPYIRFNLMFQYTPHHRAHEAPEINRILTPDEKKRAIEIVSQQGIEDLLI, from the coding sequence ATGAATGAACCCAAGTTCTTAGATAGATACAGCAGAATCGAACGAAATGAAATATCACCTGCCTTCAAAATATCTAATAGCATTTCTCTGGAATTTAACAATGATGCATCTCTTGAAGATTTGTGGGAAGTACACACTCAAGGTATGGAAAAGTATCGAAAAATAATAGCTGACCCTATACCTGATGAAAAACAGATCGATCAAGGATATAATGAACGGTCTCTTCTGGATCTAAAAATACTTATTTCTGAAAGGATCCTTGAAAAATGTTGCTTTTGTGAAAGGCGCTGTGGAGTTAACAGAAAGAAAGGGCAAGTCGGATATTGTGGCCTTAAATATATCTCAAAATATGCCTCTGAATTTCTTCATATGGGTGAAGAACCTGAACTTGTTCCATCCCATACCATTTTTTTTACAGGATGTGTATTTTCGTGTATTTACTGCCAGAACTGGACAATATCTACATGCCCACATTGTGGTGCTGTAATCATACCTGAAGACTTTGGAAAGATTATAGACAGAAGACGTAATGAAGGCTCAAAAAACGTAAATTTTGTTACACCAACCCCACATCTCCATATGGTACTGAAAACTCTAAAACATGTAAATTCCAGCATACCTGTAATATGGAACTCAAATATGTATCATTCATCTGAAAGCAGTAAACTTCTTGAAGGGGTTGTTGATGTATATCTTGCCGACTTCAAGTATGGAAATGATAAATGTGCCAGTAAATTATCAAATGTCAGAAAATACATGCTTGTAATTCAGAGAAATTTTAAAAATGCATATGATAACAGCGAAATTATTCTGCGCCACCTTGTGCTTCCAGGTCATCTGGAATGCTGCACCCACCCAATTGCAGAATGGGTTTCTGAGAATATTCCTTACATACGATTCAATCTGATGTTTCAATATACCCCGCATCACAGAGCACATGAAGCACCTGAAATCAACCGCATATTGACACCCGATGAAAAGAAAAGGGCAATTGAAATCGTTTCTCAGCAGGGCATTGAGGATCTGCTTATCTAA
- a CDS encoding TldD/PmbA family protein has protein sequence MYEFGEGALNLASKEGADEAEVYILTSRSTSADIRKNVIESAKEQRLQGIGIRAIVNGSVGFASTNIPGKIEETVKKAVSSARVRENDPEWTSLPSNSKYPRVSGIFDDSIKNMELEKCIELTREMIEGVQSFPDIEITSGSFSRSYSNRMIMNTNGVNIREEDTSVSGFIDTITSSNDTSTAYDFQISRNLDIDFMNIGKRAAQLALNSRNGTSINTQNTEIVLHPFAVSDLLDNSFVPSLNADNVQKGRSYLKDRMGDKIASEDLTIIDNGLLENGIETSVCDDEGSPSKKTTVIENGIFKSYLYDIYTAGRYKVESTGNSRRHSYSSVPGIGPRNLIIDYPQSNIIEETNNGVYISSLIGAHTANSISGDFSVEARNAFQIKNGEIEKPIKSLMISGNIFEIFENISGAGYDVQMIGGTVTPSIRVSDMKVIG, from the coding sequence ATGTATGAATTTGGAGAAGGTGCATTGAATCTTGCATCCAAGGAAGGAGCCGATGAAGCAGAAGTGTATATACTGACCAGCAGATCCACAAGTGCAGATATTCGAAAAAATGTGATCGAAAGTGCAAAAGAACAGCGATTGCAGGGAATAGGTATAAGGGCTATCGTAAATGGTTCTGTGGGCTTTGCCAGTACAAATATTCCAGGTAAAATAGAGGAAACTGTAAAAAAGGCAGTTTCTTCTGCAAGGGTTAGAGAGAATGATCCTGAATGGACTTCTTTACCTTCAAATTCAAAATATCCCCGGGTATCAGGGATTTTCGACGATAGTATAAAAAATATGGAACTTGAAAAATGCATTGAACTTACCCGAGAAATGATAGAAGGCGTTCAATCATTTCCAGATATAGAAATTACTTCCGGAAGCTTTTCGAGATCTTATTCAAATAGAATGATAATGAACACTAACGGTGTCAATATCAGGGAAGAGGATACAAGTGTTTCTGGATTCATCGATACCATAACTTCCAGTAATGATACTTCGACAGCCTATGATTTTCAGATCTCAAGAAATCTGGATATTGATTTTATGAATATTGGTAAAAGGGCTGCACAACTGGCCCTAAACTCCAGAAACGGCACATCGATCAACACTCAGAATACCGAAATTGTATTACATCCTTTTGCAGTCTCAGATCTTCTTGATAATTCATTTGTACCCTCTTTAAATGCTGATAATGTACAGAAGGGGAGATCATATCTTAAAGACAGAATGGGAGACAAAATAGCTTCAGAAGATCTGACAATTATTGATAACGGACTTCTTGAAAATGGAATTGAAACATCTGTATGTGATGATGAAGGTTCCCCTTCTAAAAAGACAACGGTCATTGAAAATGGTATATTCAAATCATACCTGTATGACATCTACACTGCAGGCAGATATAAGGTAGAATCAACAGGTAACTCCAGAAGACATTCATATAGTTCTGTACCTGGAATTGGACCAAGGAATTTGATTATAGACTATCCCCAGTCCAACATCATAGAGGAAACAAATAATGGGGTCTATATATCTTCCCTTATAGGAGCCCATACTGCAAATTCTATCTCAGGAGATTTTTCAGTAGAAGCAAGAAATGCTTTCCAGATCAAAAATGGAGAGATCGAGAAACCTATAAAGTCCCTCATGATCTCAGGCAACATTTTTGAGATATTTGAAAATATTTCAGGAGCAGGATATGATGTCCAGATGATTGGCGGTACAGTTACGCCATCTATCAGAGTATCTGATATGAAAGTCATTGGATGA
- a CDS encoding TldD/PmbA family protein, translating to MSEIDFFDARLVDGTGTIITLDNGDVDDISINYSQGAGVRALCNGSWGFTSVEGKFDLKNVIKSAKELSIQMNSYSPAEKIELAPVEAPVVRNAPVTKINPKDVSIEEKVELLKEIEKHARVDGVKSTNVMYAESEMIFRYCNSEGVECEYETIRTGFAVTAVAAENNKYQVGRESRFGVCGYELFDDHNAYHLAESAGKTAVELLSAENSPAGNLPVILDQELAGVFVHEAVGHASEADLVLEGNSILKDKRGESIASPLVNVIDDPTLHEYGYFPFDAEGVQSRKNTIIKDGILNSYLHSRETANKLGGIPGNFRTQGYSLPVVRMSNTYIDNGESGFEEMLEEMKSGVYLMGSRGGQVNTGEGIFQFNAEKGYLIENGEMTTLLKNVSLSGKTLEILKNVEMVGNDLKMHSGRCGKSGQLVPVADGSPHIMISKALVGGV from the coding sequence ATGTCTGAGATAGATTTTTTTGACGCGCGACTCGTTGATGGAACAGGCACTATAATCACCCTTGATAATGGTGATGTTGATGATATTTCCATAAATTACAGCCAGGGTGCTGGTGTAAGAGCACTTTGCAATGGTTCATGGGGATTCACATCCGTTGAAGGCAAGTTTGACCTGAAAAATGTAATTAAATCAGCTAAAGAATTGTCAATACAGATGAACTCTTACAGTCCTGCAGAAAAAATAGAACTTGCACCCGTGGAGGCCCCTGTTGTAAGAAATGCGCCGGTAACCAAAATAAACCCAAAGGATGTCTCTATTGAAGAAAAAGTAGAATTGCTAAAGGAAATTGAAAAACATGCTCGGGTTGATGGTGTCAAAAGTACCAATGTGATGTATGCAGAATCAGAGATGATTTTCAGATACTGTAATTCCGAAGGAGTTGAGTGTGAATACGAAACTATCAGAACTGGTTTTGCAGTAACCGCTGTAGCTGCTGAAAACAACAAATATCAGGTTGGTAGAGAAAGTAGGTTTGGAGTGTGTGGATATGAACTTTTTGATGATCACAATGCATACCATCTAGCAGAATCTGCAGGTAAGACGGCAGTTGAGCTATTATCTGCCGAAAACTCTCCTGCCGGAAATCTGCCTGTAATACTTGATCAGGAACTTGCAGGCGTGTTTGTTCATGAGGCGGTTGGACATGCATCTGAAGCAGACCTGGTCCTTGAAGGAAACTCAATATTAAAAGATAAAAGAGGAGAAAGTATTGCATCACCCCTTGTAAACGTCATAGATGATCCAACACTTCACGAATATGGATACTTCCCCTTTGATGCTGAAGGGGTACAGTCCAGAAAAAACACTATCATAAAAGACGGAATACTCAATTCATATTTACATTCAAGAGAAACTGCAAATAAACTTGGAGGCATACCGGGTAACTTCAGGACACAGGGCTACTCATTACCAGTTGTCAGGATGAGTAATACATATATTGATAATGGAGAATCCGGTTTTGAAGAGATGCTTGAAGAGATGAAAAGTGGAGTATATCTTATGGGTTCAAGGGGAGGTCAGGTAAATACCGGGGAAGGAATTTTCCAGTTCAATGCAGAGAAGGGATATCTAATAGAAAATGGAGAAATGACCACTCTCCTTAAAAATGTGTCACTTTCAGGTAAAACCCTGGAAATCCTTAAGAATGTTGAAATGGTTGGAAACGATCTGAAAATGCATTCAGGTAGATGTGGTAAAAGTGGACAACTTGTTCCGGTAGCTGATGGATCTCCACATATTATGATTTCAAAAGCACTTGTCGGAGGAGTATAA
- a CDS encoding sugar phosphate isomerase/epimerase family protein gives MIGVSSRALKNKSLSEALEQLGSVTSCVEIYSEGLHDLSKNKEIPQSFDFRYSVHAPVTDINIGSIREPIRKASIDFIKYMADICNCIGSDVLVVHPGYYSYRHDLPDANTSLLRSLNELEDIFYDTGVRVCIENMPDDWDCYLFRSPEMDLGENGFVLDIGHANTTDTIQDFLMKDISHFHLHDNNGRRDEHSWIGSGNIDFEKIKDLLNNNNSMKILEHPCMDFVDRSMERLKQMNIK, from the coding sequence ATGATAGGTGTTTCATCTCGTGCATTAAAGAACAAGTCCCTATCAGAAGCACTTGAGCAGCTTGGTAGTGTTACCAGTTGTGTAGAGATATATTCTGAAGGTCTGCATGATCTTTCAAAGAATAAAGAGATTCCACAATCATTCGATTTCAGGTACTCGGTACATGCTCCAGTTACTGATATCAATATAGGGAGCATTCGTGAGCCCATCAGAAAGGCAAGTATTGATTTTATAAAATATATGGCTGATATATGTAACTGTATTGGATCAGATGTGCTGGTTGTACATCCTGGATATTATTCATACAGGCACGATCTGCCTGATGCAAATACGTCCCTTTTAAGGTCACTGAATGAACTTGAAGATATTTTTTATGATACCGGTGTAAGGGTATGTATTGAGAATATGCCTGATGACTGGGATTGTTATCTTTTTAGATCACCTGAAATGGACCTTGGTGAGAATGGTTTTGTTCTGGACATAGGACATGCAAACACTACAGATACAATTCAGGATTTTTTGATGAAAGATATATCCCATTTTCATCTGCATGATAACAATGGACGCAGAGATGAACATTCCTGGATCGGATCCGGAAACATTGATTTTGAGAAAATAAAGGATTTACTGAACAATAACAACAGTATGAAAATTTTAGAACACCCATGTATGGATTTTGTTGACAGAAGTATGGAACGGCTAAAACAAATGAATATTAAATAA
- the mgtE gene encoding magnesium transporter → MDEDYDTIHANLVKDVMDEIYFAVNEENTIEDTISQFRHYRPEAEETTIYYVYVTDNDGHLIGVMSLRDLLNARGDIPVSRVMKTSIITLKEDEDVEIAAREMSDLPYRALPVVNWDDRLVGVVRSEEMLDVVEEEASEDIFKSAGMVFSDAEVSRSYAILESSAFDILRIRLPWLMFALAGGLIAGVVIEGYEATLGTVIALAFFLPVIMDMGGNVGTQASTIFVRGLAVGHIDDKNAIRHFISEGKVGLMIGLVVGIIGGLVAYLWQGMIELAIVIFLTLLSVCLLASIIGFIIPWIVNKVGYDPAAVSDPMITTVKDVTALIIYFGLAALFIPALI, encoded by the coding sequence ATGGATGAAGATTATGACACCATTCACGCTAATCTTGTCAAAGACGTGATGGATGAGATTTATTTTGCAGTAAATGAAGAGAACACTATAGAAGATACCATATCTCAATTCCGCCATTATAGACCAGAAGCTGAAGAAACTACCATTTATTATGTGTATGTAACAGATAATGATGGACATCTCATCGGAGTAATGTCGCTTCGTGACCTGTTAAACGCCAGGGGAGATATTCCTGTATCCAGAGTGATGAAAACCTCAATAATAACTCTAAAAGAAGATGAAGACGTTGAAATCGCTGCAAGAGAAATGTCAGATCTGCCATATCGCGCACTTCCTGTGGTTAATTGGGATGACAGGCTTGTGGGTGTAGTGCGTTCAGAGGAGATGCTTGATGTGGTTGAAGAAGAAGCCTCTGAAGACATATTCAAAAGTGCAGGTATGGTCTTTTCCGACGCAGAAGTTTCCAGAAGTTATGCTATACTTGAATCATCTGCCTTTGATATTCTCAGAATACGCCTTCCATGGCTTATGTTCGCACTGGCTGGAGGGCTTATTGCAGGAGTTGTAATTGAAGGATATGAAGCAACCCTTGGAACTGTAATTGCACTGGCATTCTTCCTTCCAGTTATAATGGACATGGGAGGTAATGTAGGGACCCAGGCATCAACTATATTTGTCAGAGGGTTAGCCGTTGGTCATATTGATGATAAGAATGCAATAAGGCATTTTATTTCAGAGGGGAAAGTCGGACTGATGATAGGGCTTGTTGTCGGAATCATTGGGGGGCTGGTAGCCTATTTATGGCAGGGTATGATAGAACTAGCGATTGTAATCTTTCTGACTCTTCTGAGTGTATGCCTTCTTGCATCGATCATTGGGTTTATAATTCCATGGATCGTCAATAAAGTAGGATATGATCCAGCAGCTGTATCAGATCCTATGATAACAACAGTTAAAGATGTAACAGCACTGATCATTTACTTTGGACTTGCAGCATTATTTATTCCTGCTCTGATCTAA
- the thiC gene encoding phosphomethylpyrimidine synthase: MTLMEDAKKGIVTPEIKAVSEIEGIEEDKICSCVAKGLITIPKNVLRESKPMGIGKYMSTKINANIGTSRDYVDIETEVKKATVAERAGASTLMDLSTGGDLDLIRKKIMDAVDIPVGTVPIYQAASSHGSIVDMSTDDMFNAVRKHAEDGVEFVTIHAGINLDSLKRLRDSSRIMDVVSRGGSFTLAWMLHNDEENPFYSEYEYLLEIAYEYDLTLSLGDGMRPGCIHDATDRPKFMEFIVLGELVKKARAGKVQTFVEGPGHVPVDEIELSVKGMKHLCDGAPLYLLGPLVTDIAPGYDHITAAIGGTVAGMHGADFLCMTTPSEHLALPTVEDIREGATVTRIAAHAADLVKEGQKERARQMDLEMSNARKKLEWDKQYSLAIDPARARYIRESRVSCSEACSMCGELCAMKIIDNSFRAENR, encoded by the coding sequence ATGACATTGATGGAAGATGCTAAAAAAGGCATTGTTACCCCTGAAATAAAGGCAGTTTCTGAGATTGAAGGAATTGAAGAAGATAAAATCTGCTCATGTGTAGCAAAGGGTCTGATTACAATCCCAAAAAACGTATTGCGAGAATCAAAGCCAATGGGTATTGGCAAATATATGAGTACCAAAATCAATGCCAATATAGGGACTTCACGGGACTATGTTGATATTGAAACCGAGGTCAAAAAAGCAACAGTCGCTGAAAGAGCAGGTGCCAGTACTTTGATGGACTTATCTACTGGTGGTGATCTTGATCTTATTAGAAAGAAAATTATGGATGCTGTAGATATACCTGTTGGGACTGTTCCCATATATCAGGCAGCTTCATCCCATGGTTCAATTGTAGATATGAGTACAGATGATATGTTCAATGCTGTACGAAAGCATGCAGAGGATGGAGTGGAATTTGTAACCATACATGCCGGTATAAACCTCGATTCTTTAAAGAGACTCAGAGACAGCTCCAGAATAATGGATGTTGTTAGCAGGGGAGGTTCTTTTACTCTTGCATGGATGCTTCACAATGATGAAGAAAATCCATTTTATTCTGAATATGAGTATTTGCTTGAGATAGCTTATGAATATGACCTTACATTGAGCTTGGGTGATGGCATGCGTCCAGGTTGTATACATGATGCAACGGATCGACCTAAATTCATGGAATTTATTGTTCTGGGAGAACTGGTCAAAAAAGCAAGAGCCGGAAAAGTTCAGACCTTTGTTGAAGGGCCGGGACATGTGCCTGTGGATGAAATAGAATTGAGTGTGAAGGGAATGAAACATCTATGTGATGGAGCACCCCTATATCTACTTGGCCCACTGGTAACTGACATTGCACCTGGTTATGACCACATAACTGCTGCTATCGGAGGTACTGTTGCAGGGATGCATGGCGCCGATTTTCTGTGTATGACCACGCCTTCAGAGCACCTGGCTCTTCCGACTGTAGAAGATATCAGGGAGGGTGCGACAGTAACAAGAATAGCAGCACACGCTGCAGATCTTGTTAAGGAAGGGCAGAAGGAAAGAGCACGCCAGATGGATCTCGAAATGTCAAACGCACGTAAAAAACTTGAATGGGATAAGCAGTATAGCCTGGCAATAGATCCTGCGAGAGCTCGATACATAAGGGAAAGCAGGGTAAGTTGCAGTGAAGCATGCTCAATGTGTGGAGAACTATGCGCCATGAAAATTATAGATAATTCGTTCAGGGCAGAAAACAGGTAA
- a CDS encoding adenosylcobinamide amidohydrolase → MKYFIKNETLIINGDFEALSTGINGGRCAVNCLFNHTVESEFDRVLPKEYLNSVASSHDIIEPYFGLLTAVDMDNLCVEIDEYMTVFVTAGITHPSPFRTKSIGTINIIIVARANVSEGAMAGAIITATEAKSKALIDMGFDFLGTTTDAVIIATENVAQKKLQNIEYSGSYTDFGSKITKAVTKCVKESIRKTHPEYR, encoded by the coding sequence ATGAAGTACTTTATAAAAAATGAAACACTTATAATTAATGGTGATTTTGAAGCTTTAAGCACGGGAATAAATGGTGGGAGATGCGCAGTAAATTGTCTCTTCAATCATACTGTAGAATCTGAATTTGATCGCGTTTTACCTAAAGAATATCTCAACTCTGTTGCATCTTCACATGACATAATTGAGCCATATTTTGGACTTCTAACAGCTGTTGATATGGATAATCTATGTGTTGAAATTGATGAATATATGACTGTTTTTGTAACTGCAGGTATCACACATCCTTCTCCTTTTAGAACAAAATCCATTGGAACTATCAATATAATTATCGTAGCCAGAGCGAATGTTTCAGAGGGAGCTATGGCAGGTGCGATCATAACCGCAACTGAGGCAAAAAGTAAGGCCCTGATAGACATGGGATTTGATTTTTTAGGAACAACAACAGATGCTGTAATTATTGCTACTGAAAATGTAGCTCAGAAGAAATTGCAAAATATTGAGTATTCAGGCAGCTATACTGACTTTGGTTCAAAGATCACCAAAGCTGTTACCAAATGTGTAAAGGAAAGTATCAGAAAAACACATCCGGAGTACAGATAA